The Candidatus Hydrogenisulfobacillus filiaventi sequence CTGCCGACCTGCTCAGTATCCCCATGGTGGCCACCTGGTTCCGGTCCCTACGGCAGCTGGCGGAACGACTGCAGGTGCCGCTGGGGGAAAAGCAGGGCGTCGCCCCCGGCCGGGTGGAGGCGGCCTTCCGGCAGGCGGGGCTGGTGGAGGTGCAGCAGCACCGGGTGCCCCTGCGCGTCACCGCCGCCGACCCTGACGCCTTCCTGGCCTTCGTGCTCAAGGGCGGGGCGTTCTATCAGAACATCCTGGCCCGGCTGCCAATCGAGGAGCGGTGGGCGCTGCTGGAGCTGCTGGGCCGGCAGGGGCGGGAGCTGGCCCTGCACACCCGGCCGGAGGAACAGGCGATGGTGGCCAGCAGCAGCGTCATCACCGGCCGCAAACCGCCGGAGCCCGCCCCCTAGGGGGGAGGCGGGCTCGGCTGCAGGGGCAGGGGTCTAGAAGCGGAAGCCGGCGGCCACCGCCTCCAGACTGCCGGCCACCTCGGCCAAGCCGTTGGCCTGGCCCTCCAGCTGTTCCATGGTGGCGGCCATGTCATGGGTGCTCGCGGCCACCTCTTCGGTGGAGGCGGCGGTCTCCTCGGAGATGGCGGCCAGCCCCTGCAGGATGTCGCTCACCGAGTTGGAGGCGGCGGCCATCTCTTGGGAGGCCTGGCTGTTCTCGCGGGCGGTGCGGGTGATCTGCTGCACGCGTTCCGCGACCAGGTCGCGCCGTTCCTCCAGGCCGCCTGAGGTCTCCACCAGGGTCCCGATCTCCTCCGTCACCCGCTGGATGGCCTGCTCCATGGCGTCCAGGGCTTGATGGGCATCCCGGGCCAGGCGCTGGCCTTCCTCCACCGCGCTGCGGCCCCGGCCCATGGTTTCGACCGAGGACTCCACCCCGTTCTGGATGCCATGTACCAGCTCGGCAATCTCGTCGGTGGCGCGGGCCGCGCGCTCTGCCAGCTTGCGTACCTCGTCCGCCACCACCCCGAAGCCGCGCCCGTGCTCGCCCGCCCGGGCGGCTTCGATATTGGCGTTGAGGGCCAGCAGGTTAGTCTGGGCGGCGATGTCGGAGATGGTCTCCACGATGGCGCCGATACGGGCGGAACGCTGCCCCAGCTGGTCCACCGCCCCGGCCGTCTCTTCCACCACCTCGGCGATGCGGCCCATCGCGGCCAGGGTGGCCTCCACCTCCTGGCGGCCCTGGCGGGCGGTGGCGCGGGTGTCTTCGGCGATGGCCCGCACCCGCTGCACGACGGCGCCGGTGCCGCGGATGGCCTCCACCATGCGCTCCAGTTTGTCGGCGGAGTCGTCCGCAGCCTGGGCCTGGCCTTCGGCCCCCGCCGCCACCTGCTCCACCGAGGCCTTCAGCTGCTGCATGGTGGTGGCGATCTGCTGCAGGCCATGCGACTGTTCGGTGGTGGCCTCGGCCACCTGCTGGACGGCGGTGGCTACTTGAGAGGCGGCCCCCCGTCCGTCCCGGGCCATGGTGCGCAGGCGGGCGACGTTGTCCTCCAGGGTGCGGCTGGTCTCCTGGATGCGGCCCAGCATCGCGCGCAGGCGCTCGTGCATCTCCTTGAGGGCCAGGCCCAGGGTGTCCTGGGGCCCCAGGGGTTCGGGCGGCACGGTCAGATCGCCCCGGCCCACCGCCTCCGCACTCCGGGCCAGGGCCCGCATGTAGGCCATGAGCCGGCGGAAGTCCTCGGCCAGGCGGCCCAGCTCATCCCGGCTGCGGAAGCGGACCTCCCCATCCAACCGCCCTTGGGCCAACGCCGCCCCCAGCCGGGCCATGCTGATGGTGGGCCGGATCATGAGGGCTTCCGTCAGGATCCAGATGACGAGGCTGGCCAGCAGGAAGAGGCCGATGGCCCACAGGGAGACCCCGATGAGGGTGTGCTGCACCCGGACCACCTCTGCGGTCTCGCGGGCGTTGCGGGCGGTGATGAGGGCGGTGATGCGGGCCAGGCCGGAACCGATGCCGACGGCAGGGCGGGCACTCTCCAGGCGCAGGGCGGTGCGCACCCGGCCTGCCGCCAGGCTGGCGTCCACCGCTGCCGCGGTGTTGCGGTAGGCAGCCAGTTCGGACTCCACGCCGCGTAGGACGGCACCGGCCGCAGGGTCCCGGACGCTGCGGGCGAAGGCGGCCAGGCCGCGGGTGAAGGCGCGGCCGTCCGCGGCCTGGGTGGTCTCGAGGGTACCGGCGGGTAGTCCGGCTGCTGCCGCCAGCACGTAGGCGTTGCGGGCGGCGTCGTAGCGGTAGAAGGCGGCCTCCAGCCCCTGGGCGGCGGTCGCCTGGGTGTAACTACGGTTGAGGGCGTTGATTTCGGTCAGAGAGCGTTGACCGGAGTGGACCCCCCATAGGCCGGAGGCCACACTGATGCCCAGGACGATGAGAAAGAGAACGGCCAGTTTAGCGCGTAACGGCACCGAAATCCCCCTCCCTGGGTACCCGCGGCACCCGGGTTTTTGCACGGGGGATTTCGACCGTTTTCGCTCTTTCCCTTTTCTTGCGGGCCGATTTTCGGGCGGCCGGGGGCCGTTTGCGGGCTGGCCGGCCGCCAGCGGACCCTCAGACCGCCATCACCGCGCTGTAGGGGCAGCCGGGGTCCTCGGCCAGGACGTCCCCATGTACGGCGTAGGCGCGGGCCCGCGATCCGCCGCAGATGTCCCGGTAGGGGCAGGTGCCGCACTTGCCTTTGAGGGCATCGGGGTCGCGCAAGGACACGAACAGGGGCGACTCCCGGTAGATGGTGGACAGGGGGGTCCGGCGCACGTTGCCCCCGGACACGGGCAGGTATCCGCTGGGGTAGACCTCCCCGGTGTGGTCGATGAAGGCGAAGCCCTGCGCCTCCCGGACCGCGGGAGTGCGCGGCCGCGCCAGGCCGGGGATGGTTTCCAGCATCACCCGCCGGTACTGGGGGGCGGCCACCGCGGTTACCCGGTAAGGGGCGCTCTGGGCGTAGGTGGCCAACCAGGCCAGGGTGCGGTCCATGGATTCCGGGCTTAAGGCGTCCTCCTGCCGGGCGCGGCCGGTGGGAACGACGAAGAACACCTCCCAGCTGGCCACCCCCAGGTCGCGGGCCAGGGCGCCCATCTCCGGCAGGGAGTCCACGGTATGCACGTCGACGGCGGTGTTCACCTGCAGGCCGAAGCCCCGTTCCTTGATGGCGCGGGCCACGGCCAGCGAGGCCAGGAACGTGCCCGGGACCCCGCGGAAGGTGTCGTGCACCGCCGGCGAGGGGCCGTCGATGCTGAGGGAGATGGTGCGGACCCCCACCTCCCGCCAGGCGTCGAGCACCGCCGGGGTCAGGTTGGGGGTGACGCTGGGGGCCACGGCGGTAGACAGCCCCCGCTGCACCGAGGCGCGCAGGATGTCCAGGAGGTCGTCCCGCTCGGTGGGGTCCCCGCCGGTGAAGATGAGCAGGGGATGGGGATCGAAGTGATCCCGGATGTCCTCCAGCACCTGCTCGATCTCGGCCAGCGTCAGCTCTGCCGGATTGCGGTGGCGGATGGCCTTGGCCCGGCAGTGCCGGCAATGGAGCTGGCAGGCGCGGGTCACCTCCCAGGTGATGACATGCGGCGCTTGACGTACGTCCCAGGGCATAAGCGTGCTCCCCTCCCGCCGGCACCAGGCCGGCCTTAGAATCCGATCCGGTCCGTCCTTCTGATCGTAAGGGCCTTTCCGCGGCGGCGGCCACGGCCATGCGGGCCTGGCGCACAGGGCCCGGGCGGCGCGGCGCGGGCGCCCGGGCGGGCGGGGCCGGATTTGAACCCGCCCGGCACGCCTTGCCGTACAATCGGAACAGAGGGCCGGGGAAGGGGGCGGGCCGGATGGCCGCCTGGGTCTGGCTGGTGGTGGCGGCGGTGGCGTTCGGGGTGGAGATGAGCCGGCAGGACCTCTACGTGCTCTGGTTCGGCATCGGGGCCCTGGTGGCGGCCCTGTTCGCCCCCCATCTGCTGCTGGCGGGGGCGGTGTTCCTGGCGGTGGGCAGCGGGCTCCTGTGGGCGTTGCGCCCCCGCCTGGCCCGGCGGCTGCTGCCGCCCCGCCTGCCGGATCCGGTGGAGGCGCTGGTGGGACGGGAGGCGGTGGTCCTGCGCCCGGTGGGCGGGGAGGCCGACTTTTCGGGGGCGGTGGAGCTGGACGGACGCCGCTATGCTGCCCGTGCCCTGGATGAGCGGACGGCCCCCATTCCCGCCGGGACCGTGGTCACGGTCTACGCCATTGACGGCGTGCGTCTGGTGGTGCACCCCCTGCGTGCCCCGGCGCCGCCGGCCGGAGAGGAGCCGCTGGCATGATTGCAGCCATCGTGTTCGGGGTCCTGCTGCTGTTTATGGCCTACCTGGCCAAGCGCTCCCTGGTCATCGTCCACCAGGCCGAGGTGGCCATCGTGGAGCGCTTCGGCCGCTTTCACCGCGTGCTCACCAGCGGGCTCAACACCGTCATCCCGTTCACCGACAGCATCCGCACCCGCGTCGACCTGCGCGAGCAGTTCATCACCGTGCCCCCCCAGCCGGTCATCACCAAGGACAACGTCACCATCTCGGTGGACAACGTGCTCTACTATCAGGTGATGGACCCCCAGCGGGCGGTCTACGGGGTCAAGGACTTCCCGGCCGCTATTGAATACCTGGTGCAGACCACCCTGCGCTCCATCATCGGGGACATGACCCTGGACGAGACGCTCTCCAACCGGGACGCCATCAACGCCCGCCTGCAGGAGAAGCTGGACCGCGAGACCAATGCCTGGGGGGTCAAGGTGCTGCGGATCGAGATCAAGCAGATCGACCCGCCCCAGGAGATTAAAACCGCGATGGAGAAGCAGATGCGGGCAGAGCGGGACAAGCGGGCCCAGATCACCCAGGCCGAGGCCCAGAAGCAGGCCCAGATCCTGGAGGCGGAGGGATACCAGATCGCCACCGTCAACCGGGCCGAGGCCGATCGCCAACGGCTGGTGCTGCAGGCCCGGGGGCAGGCGGAGGCATTGCTGGCCGTGCAGCGCGCCCAGGCCCAGGCGTTGGCCCTCCTGAAGGAGGCCGGCGCGGACGAGGCCGTGCTGACCCTGAAGGCGCTGGAGGCGCTGGCCCAGCTGGGTCAGGGGCCCGCCACCACCATCGTGGTGCCCTCCAACCTGGCGGAGATGGCGGGCACGCTGGGGGCGCTGGCGCGGGTGCTGGGCGGGGGCCGGGCCCCTGCCCCCGCGGAGCAGGCCGGGGCCTGAAATCCGGGCGGGACCGGGGCCGGCTCCGGCCCGCCCCGTGGGACGGAAAGGGCGGATGACATGCGCTTGGCTAATGTGATATGGGAGGGCGGCTGCCGGCTGGCCCTGGGGGAGGAGGACGGGGCGTCCCTGCGCCTGGTCGACCCCGCCCGCTTTCCGGACACCGATGCCGTGCTGGCGGCGGGCGCGGGGGCGGAGGTGCTGCGGGCGGCGGCGGGCCCCCCGGTGCCGGCAGCGGAGGTGCGCTGGCTGCCGGCGGTACGCCGGCCGGGCAAGATCTTCTGCATCGGCCTCAACTACCGGCGCCACGCGGCCGAGACCGGCTCCCCGGTGCCGGCCAGCCCGGTAGTGTTCTCCAAGTTCCCCAACGCCCTCGCCGGCCACCGCCAGGTGGTGACCATCCCGGCCGCCACCCGGGCCCTCGACTATGAGGCGGAGCTGGTGGTGGTGATCGGGCGGCGGGTGCACCGGGTGCGGCCGGAGGAGGCGCTGGCGGCAGTGTGGGGCTACACCATCGGCAACGATCTGTCTGCGCGGGATCTGCAGTTCCGCACCGGGCAGTGGCTGCTGGGCAAGTCGGCCGACGGCTTCGCCCCCCTGGGGCCGTACCTGGTCAGCGCCGGGGAAGCCGGGGATCCCCAGGACCAGGAGATCCGGTTGTGGCTCAACGGTGAGGAGCGCCAGCACTCCAGCACCGCCGACATGATCTTCGGGTGTGCCGAACTGGTGGCCGCCCTGTCGGAGGTGTGGACCCTGGAGCCCGGCGACCTCATCTTTACCGGCACCCCGGAAGGGGTTATCTGGGGCCGTCCCCCGGAGCAGCAGGTGTGGATCCGGCCCGGAGACGTCACCCGGATTGCCATCGGCCGCCTGGGGGTGCTGGAGACCACCTTTGCGGCCGAGGAGCCGGCGGGGGAGGGGTAGGCATGCCGGCCGGCTGGCAGGAGCTGACCCCGGGGGTGTGGGTTGCCGCCAGCGCCCTGTATGCCCTGCATTCGGTGCTCCTCCGGACCCGTAGCGGCTGGGTAGCGGTCGACCCCGGCTTCCTGCCGGAGGAAGTGGCGGCCCTGGCCCGGCAGGCCCGGGAGCGGGCGGGGGCGGAGCCCATCCTGACCGTGCTGACCCATTCCGACTTCGATCATCTGGCAGGGGTGGGCAGCCTGGGGGAGGCCCTGGCGGTTTCCAGCCACTGGGATGTCAGCAATGAGGCGGAATCCTGGGAAGAGCTAACACAATTCGATCAGAAATATTACCTGCAACGTCCGTGGGGGGAGCAGCCGCCCTCGCTGGCCGGCGCGCGCCGCTGGCGGAACGGGGACGCCGATCCGGAGGGGGTCTACGGCTTCTGGATGCCCGGCCACACCTGGGACAGCCTGGCGCTGGTGGTGCCGGCGCTGGGGCTGCTGGTGGCGGGCGATTACCTGTCCGAGCGGGAATTCCCGCTGGTGACGGCCTCCTGGACGGCCTACGGCCGCAGCCTGGACCGGTTCGCGGCCGTCATCGACACCTTCGACCTCCAGTGGCTGGTGCCGGGCCACGGGCAGCCCGCGCGCGGACGGGCGGCCCTCCGGGAGCGGGTGGCCTGGGCCCGCGACTACTGGGAACGGGTCACCGCCCTGGCGGAAGCGGCGGTGACCGCGGGGCGGCCCTGGCAGGCGCTGGCTGCGGAAGCGGTCCCCTTCGGCGGCCGCCCGCTGCCGGCCGCCCTGACCGAGGAGCACCGGGCCAACCTGCGCCGGGCCTGGGAGGCCCGCCGCTGGGGGGACCCCCCAGGGCCGGACCCCCAAGAAGTGTGACAATTCCGGGAGATGTTACTACTCTATCCGACTAGATCCTGACACAGGGCTCTGTTATAGTGCGCTTAGGGACCATCCCCAATAACTACCTGGTTCTGGCCTCCAGATAGCGTTAAGCCACGACGTTCGTCCATCCACCAGACCCTGCTGGCACCACCGTTTGCGGAGGATACTGAGGGCAAGGGGACAAACAGGCACTGGTTTCCCCGGGGTCGCCGGTGGGAATGCCGGCTGCAGGATGGAAGCGGGATACGGAGTCCCGCGGGGGT is a genomic window containing:
- a CDS encoding Radical SAM domain heme biosynthesis protein — translated: MPWDVRQAPHVITWEVTRACQLHCRHCRAKAIRHRNPAELTLAEIEQVLEDIRDHFDPHPLLIFTGGDPTERDDLLDILRASVQRGLSTAVAPSVTPNLTPAVLDAWREVGVRTISLSIDGPSPAVHDTFRGVPGTFLASLAVARAIKERGFGLQVNTAVDVHTVDSLPEMGALARDLGVASWEVFFVVPTGRARQEDALSPESMDRTLAWLATYAQSAPYRVTAVAAPQYRRVMLETIPGLARPRTPAVREAQGFAFIDHTGEVYPSGYLPVSGGNVRRTPLSTIYRESPLFVSLRDPDALKGKCGTCPYRDICGGSRARAYAVHGDVLAEDPGCPYSAVMAV
- a CDS encoding Putative stomatin/prohibitin-family membrane protease subunit YbbK (Evidence 3 : Putative function from multiple computational evidences) gives rise to the protein MIAAIVFGVLLLFMAYLAKRSLVIVHQAEVAIVERFGRFHRVLTSGLNTVIPFTDSIRTRVDLREQFITVPPQPVITKDNVTISVDNVLYYQVMDPQRAVYGVKDFPAAIEYLVQTTLRSIIGDMTLDETLSNRDAINARLQEKLDRETNAWGVKVLRIEIKQIDPPQEIKTAMEKQMRAERDKRAQITQAEAQKQAQILEAEGYQIATVNRAEADRQRLVLQARGQAEALLAVQRAQAQALALLKEAGADEAVLTLKALEALAQLGQGPATTIVVPSNLAEMAGTLGALARVLGGGRAPAPAEQAGA
- a CDS encoding putative Lactamase_B domain-containing protein (Evidence 3 : Putative function from multiple computational evidences), coding for MPAGWQELTPGVWVAASALYALHSVLLRTRSGWVAVDPGFLPEEVAALARQARERAGAEPILTVLTHSDFDHLAGVGSLGEALAVSSHWDVSNEAESWEELTQFDQKYYLQRPWGEQPPSLAGARRWRNGDADPEGVYGFWMPGHTWDSLALVVPALGLLVAGDYLSEREFPLVTASWTAYGRSLDRFAAVIDTFDLQWLVPGHGQPARGRAALRERVAWARDYWERVTALAEAAVTAGRPWQALAAEAVPFGGRPLPAALTEEHRANLRRAWEARRWGDPPGPDPQEV
- a CDS encoding putative Methyl-accepting chemotaxis protein (Evidence 3 : Putative function from multiple computational evidences) — protein: MPLRAKLAVLFLIVLGISVASGLWGVHSGQRSLTEINALNRSYTQATAAQGLEAAFYRYDAARNAYVLAAAAGLPAGTLETTQAADGRAFTRGLAAFARSVRDPAAGAVLRGVESELAAYRNTAAAVDASLAAGRVRTALRLESARPAVGIGSGLARITALITARNARETAEVVRVQHTLIGVSLWAIGLFLLASLVIWILTEALMIRPTISMARLGAALAQGRLDGEVRFRSRDELGRLAEDFRRLMAYMRALARSAEAVGRGDLTVPPEPLGPQDTLGLALKEMHERLRAMLGRIQETSRTLEDNVARLRTMARDGRGAASQVATAVQQVAEATTEQSHGLQQIATTMQQLKASVEQVAAGAEGQAQAADDSADKLERMVEAIRGTGAVVQRVRAIAEDTRATARQGRQEVEATLAAMGRIAEVVEETAGAVDQLGQRSARIGAIVETISDIAAQTNLLALNANIEAARAGEHGRGFGVVADEVRKLAERAARATDEIAELVHGIQNGVESSVETMGRGRSAVEEGQRLARDAHQALDAMEQAIQRVTEEIGTLVETSGGLEERRDLVAERVQQITRTARENSQASQEMAAASNSVSDILQGLAAISEETAASTEEVAASTHDMAATMEQLEGQANGLAEVAGSLEAVAAGFRF
- a CDS encoding Ureidoglycolate lyase, with translation MRLANVIWEGGCRLALGEEDGASLRLVDPARFPDTDAVLAAGAGAEVLRAAAGPPVPAAEVRWLPAVRRPGKIFCIGLNYRRHAAETGSPVPASPVVFSKFPNALAGHRQVVTIPAATRALDYEAELVVVIGRRVHRVRPEEALAAVWGYTIGNDLSARDLQFRTGQWLLGKSADGFAPLGPYLVSAGEAGDPQDQEIRLWLNGEERQHSSTADMIFGCAELVAALSEVWTLEPGDLIFTGTPEGVIWGRPPEQQVWIRPGDVTRIAIGRLGVLETTFAAEEPAGEG
- a CDS encoding Putative activity regulator of membrane protease YbbK (Evidence 3 : Putative function from multiple computational evidences); the protein is MAAWVWLVVAAVAFGVEMSRQDLYVLWFGIGALVAALFAPHLLLAGAVFLAVGSGLLWALRPRLARRLLPPRLPDPVEALVGREAVVLRPVGGEADFSGAVELDGRRYAARALDERTAPIPAGTVVTVYAIDGVRLVVHPLRAPAPPAGEEPLA